In the Chlamydiales bacterium STE3 genome, one interval contains:
- a CDS encoding Uncharacterized protein (Product derived from UniProtKB/Trembl:D5C2U0): MNKEKKNLAESVLHRLKNYAKTTLRRTDELLRYFAIERFLYRLSLSQHSAKFFLKGGLMLKAWEISNHRTTLDIDLLGKTQNSLQNIKGIITDICDLDVAVDGIYYETTSIKLTEMQVNGEYHGVRVLFTANMHSAKIPMQLDIGFSDLIFPEPLVVAYPTILDFPAPKLKGYTPESVIAEKFEAMMKLGLVNTRMKDFFDVWILSQQRSFTGECLQNAIKTTFEKRQTLLNSLPDSINEVFYTDQIHQTRWKQFLKNIESEEKNIELPKVINEIKEFLEPIVIASMNKQIFRKTWNYEKKWA, from the coding sequence ATGAATAAAGAAAAAAAGAACTTAGCCGAATCAGTCCTGCATCGATTAAAGAACTATGCTAAAACCACTCTTAGAAGAACGGATGAACTTTTGAGATACTTTGCAATTGAACGCTTTTTATACCGCTTAAGCCTTTCTCAGCATTCAGCTAAGTTTTTTTTAAAGGGTGGCTTGATGCTTAAAGCATGGGAAATAAGCAACCATCGCACTACACTTGATATTGACCTACTGGGAAAAACTCAAAATAGCCTTCAAAATATAAAAGGTATTATTACCGACATATGCGATTTGGATGTAGCCGTAGATGGTATTTATTATGAAACGACATCTATAAAACTTACGGAAATGCAAGTAAATGGGGAATATCATGGAGTACGTGTACTTTTTACTGCAAACATGCATTCTGCAAAAATTCCCATGCAACTTGATATTGGATTTAGTGATTTGATTTTTCCTGAACCGCTGGTGGTTGCATATCCTACTATCTTGGATTTCCCTGCTCCAAAGTTGAAAGGTTATACACCAGAAAGTGTAATCGCTGAAAAATTTGAAGCAATGATGAAATTGGGGTTGGTTAACACTCGTATGAAGGACTTTTTTGATGTTTGGATATTATCACAGCAGCGCTCTTTTACTGGTGAATGTTTGCAGAACGCTATCAAAACGACTTTTGAAAAAAGACAAACGCTGCTAAATTCGCTCCCCGATTCAATAAATGAAGTATTTTACACTGACCAAATTCATCAAACACGATGGAAACAGTTTTTGAAAAATATTGAAAGTGAAGAAAAAAATATCGAATTACCAAAGGTAATTAATGAAATTAAAGAATTTCTAGAACCGATTGTCATAGCCTCCATGAATAAGCAAATATTTAGGAAAACATGGAACTATGAGAAAAAATGGGCTTAA
- a CDS encoding Host cell attachment-required protein (Product derived from UniProtKB/Trembl:B8GQU9), producing the protein MEREAWVVVADNAYARIFRLEKNRHLVEVETLVHPASRLREQDLVSDRPGRSFESSTVARRSVGTTNPPKKQEAINFSKIVANYLNEATNCNRCEKIYLAASPSFLGLLRQSLNKTTTQIIENEINKEITHLDPKEICAFFPFAHP; encoded by the coding sequence ATGGAACGTGAGGCATGGGTAGTTGTTGCAGATAATGCATACGCTAGAATCTTTCGTCTAGAGAAAAACCGTCACCTTGTCGAGGTGGAAACTCTTGTTCATCCTGCGAGCCGATTAAGAGAGCAAGATCTTGTTTCTGATCGTCCTGGACGCTCATTTGAGAGTAGTACTGTAGCTAGAAGGTCTGTAGGTACGACAAATCCCCCTAAAAAACAAGAGGCGATTAATTTTTCCAAAATTGTTGCTAACTATCTTAACGAAGCAACCAATTGTAACAGATGTGAGAAAATTTACTTAGCTGCGAGCCCTTCATTCCTTGGTTTACTAAGGCAATCATTAAATAAAACAACAACGCAAATAATTGAAAATGAGATAAATAAAGAAATCACTCATTTGGATCCAAAAGAAATTTGCGCATTTTTCCCTTTTGCACATCCTTAA
- a CDS encoding putative protein YfiQ (Product derived from UniProtKB/Swiss-Prot:P76594;Gene name derived from UniProtKB/Swiss-Prot:P76594; Uncharacterized protein YfiQ): protein MTFQKLTDPSQNFILRHPRPLDAIFQPKSVALIGAKDDLGSVGCTILANLVDGRFGGKIYPVNPKRNTVLGLKCHPKVSDIPEQVDLAIIVTPAFSVPGIVAECVEAKVRAAIIISAGFKELGASGLKLEQEILAYAKSGRMPVIGPNCLGVMNPIYGLNATFARGMALPGNVAFLSQSGAMCTAVLDWSFKEKIGFSSFVSVGSMADVDWGDLIDYLGGDPNTHSILMYMETVGDPRSFLSAAREIALEKPIIVIKAGRSTAAAQAAASHTGSLAGSDEVFDAALERVGVLRVNTIGELFQMASVLAHQPRPRGPKLSIVTNAGGPAVLATDSLVLNGAELAKISDHSIENLNSVLPDAWSHSNPIDILGDAGPERYANTLEILSKDESSDGILVILSPQDVTDPTNTAEVLKPYAHLAKKPLLASWMGGSSVLRGIEILSFAKIPTFDYPDDAAAAFATMWRYSKNLQILYQTPSYNDGFQIEIATGQRKVAQDLLTKAREQGKELLDEFESKKVLEGYGIPIVQTAIALNEAEAVKISEEMGFPIVLKLFSKTITHKTDVGGVKLNLKTKEDVSLAFREIKEAVYRKANPEDFQGVTVQKMIQLEGYELIIGSSVDDQFGPVILFGAGGQLVEVFKDRSLGLPPLNAHLATSLMEKTKIYEALKGVRGRGSVNLKELSSILARFAQMIAENPSIKECDINPLLASSEGLIALDARIVLFGKNVSNDQLPKIAIRPYPSQYVESWDLKNGTSVLIRPILPEDEPLVVLFHKELSENTVRQRYFEFLSLDDRTSHERLIRICFNDYDRELALVAEIKDPRTHEKRLIGIARLSRLPSSRDAQLTLIIGDAYHNQGLGTELLRQLIRIARAEEMERIFANILTENHGMLKILNKLGFSINVQEHSLIAVADLKTKYFS from the coding sequence ATGACATTTCAAAAGCTTACAGATCCATCTCAAAACTTTATCCTTCGCCATCCGCGTCCTCTAGATGCTATTTTTCAGCCAAAAAGTGTCGCTTTAATCGGTGCTAAGGATGACCTTGGTTCTGTGGGATGCACGATTTTGGCTAACCTAGTGGACGGTCGGTTTGGAGGGAAAATATATCCTGTTAACCCTAAGAGAAATACGGTCTTAGGTTTGAAATGTCATCCTAAAGTCTCTGATATTCCAGAGCAAGTAGATCTTGCAATCATTGTGACTCCTGCTTTTTCAGTCCCAGGAATTGTTGCTGAGTGTGTGGAAGCGAAAGTGAGAGCAGCAATTATTATCTCGGCAGGTTTCAAAGAGCTTGGAGCTTCAGGCTTAAAATTAGAGCAAGAGATTCTTGCTTATGCTAAGAGCGGGCGTATGCCTGTGATTGGTCCTAATTGTCTTGGGGTCATGAATCCGATCTATGGGTTAAATGCAACTTTTGCTAGAGGAATGGCTTTACCAGGCAATGTGGCTTTCTTAAGTCAATCAGGAGCTATGTGCACAGCAGTGCTTGATTGGAGTTTTAAGGAAAAAATAGGTTTTAGCTCATTTGTCTCTGTTGGATCAATGGCGGACGTCGATTGGGGGGATCTCATCGACTATCTTGGGGGGGATCCGAATACGCATAGCATTTTAATGTACATGGAAACCGTTGGCGACCCCCGTTCATTTCTTTCTGCGGCAAGAGAAATCGCTCTCGAAAAGCCGATTATTGTCATCAAAGCCGGCCGTTCAACTGCAGCAGCTCAAGCTGCAGCTTCCCATACGGGTTCTTTAGCTGGCAGTGATGAAGTTTTTGATGCTGCTTTAGAAAGAGTTGGTGTACTGAGAGTAAATACGATCGGGGAGCTTTTTCAAATGGCTTCTGTGTTAGCGCATCAACCTCGTCCAAGGGGGCCTAAACTTTCGATTGTTACTAATGCTGGTGGACCCGCAGTTCTCGCAACAGATTCCCTCGTGTTAAATGGCGCTGAATTGGCCAAAATCAGCGACCACTCAATCGAGAATCTTAACAGTGTTTTGCCAGATGCTTGGAGCCACAGTAATCCGATCGATATTTTAGGTGATGCGGGACCTGAGCGTTATGCTAACACGTTAGAAATCCTTTCAAAGGATGAAAGCTCTGATGGCATTTTGGTGATTCTTTCTCCGCAAGATGTTACTGATCCTACGAATACCGCAGAAGTTTTAAAGCCCTACGCCCATCTTGCAAAAAAACCACTTTTAGCTAGCTGGATGGGAGGGTCCTCCGTTTTAAGAGGGATTGAAATTTTATCGTTTGCCAAAATCCCAACCTTCGATTACCCCGACGATGCTGCAGCTGCTTTTGCCACAATGTGGCGCTATAGCAAAAATCTTCAAATCCTTTACCAAACCCCATCTTATAACGATGGATTTCAAATTGAGATTGCAACAGGGCAAAGAAAAGTGGCACAAGATCTCCTCACCAAGGCTAGAGAACAGGGGAAGGAGCTCCTAGACGAATTTGAGTCAAAAAAAGTTTTAGAAGGATATGGCATTCCTATAGTGCAAACGGCGATTGCTTTAAACGAAGCCGAAGCTGTAAAAATTTCTGAAGAAATGGGCTTTCCTATCGTTTTGAAGCTTTTTTCCAAGACAATTACCCACAAGACAGATGTGGGAGGTGTGAAACTAAACTTAAAAACCAAAGAAGATGTTTCGCTAGCTTTTAGAGAAATAAAAGAAGCGGTTTATCGAAAGGCTAATCCAGAAGATTTCCAAGGTGTAACAGTTCAAAAAATGATTCAACTTGAAGGTTATGAGCTGATTATTGGTAGTAGCGTTGATGACCAATTTGGACCGGTGATTTTGTTTGGTGCTGGCGGTCAACTCGTAGAGGTATTCAAAGATCGTTCCTTAGGGCTGCCCCCACTTAATGCTCACCTTGCAACTTCTCTTATGGAAAAGACCAAAATTTATGAAGCATTAAAAGGTGTAAGAGGAAGAGGAAGCGTTAACTTAAAAGAGCTATCGTCTATCTTAGCTCGTTTTGCTCAAATGATTGCTGAAAATCCTTCCATTAAAGAATGTGATATTAATCCGTTACTAGCTTCTTCAGAAGGGTTGATCGCTTTAGACGCGCGGATTGTGCTTTTTGGGAAAAATGTTTCTAATGATCAATTGCCTAAAATTGCCATAAGGCCCTATCCCTCTCAGTATGTTGAAAGCTGGGATTTAAAAAATGGGACCTCCGTGCTTATCCGTCCAATCCTCCCTGAGGATGAACCTTTGGTCGTCTTGTTTCATAAGGAGCTTTCAGAAAATACTGTGCGCCAACGTTATTTTGAGTTTCTAAGTTTAGATGATCGAACCTCCCATGAAAGATTGATTCGGATTTGCTTTAATGATTACGATAGAGAATTAGCATTAGTGGCTGAAATTAAAGATCCTCGTACTCATGAAAAACGCCTCATTGGGATCGCCAGGTTAAGTCGATTACCAAGCAGCCGAGATGCCCAGTTGACGTTAATCATTGGCGATGCCTACCATAATCAAGGCCTTGGGACGGAACTTTTGCGGCAATTAATTCGCATCGCTCGCGCAGAAGAAATGGAAAGAATTTTTGCCAACATCCTTACAGAAAATCATGGGATGCTTAAAATTTTAAACAAGCTTGGATTTTCAATAAATGTTCAGGAACATTCCTTGATCGCAGTTGCTGATTTAAAAACTAAGTATTTCAGTTAA
- a CDS encoding putative membrane protein (Product derived from UniProtKB/Trembl:D6YWV8): MDEFWQDLVSGEIQFRDKWQFELKSEFSLKRPHKASTYTQEFYIFIPNSLQVNDQVYPKEEFYRDQTNLIRYKTPKFSLRALMDKKQLGSPLNRLKAMLGSQSKVNAEAIEDELKLLGNIFRSSLRDQILKILTPSQFNNQEIVKFCSEIKAFRKYFLEMQESFETTLINSQISIAFHLIDEFISNSIDYFLTGLLQEARKRSLDEEIDNRICHLIIEEKKYREKIAPASEEKEAFFYRNGLLKKFVIDALMLNTSRSSVQQKYGHYIGAISAGVAMLIYILLFIWQGQVFVMNSEPFIILTVLAYILKDRLKESLKNISYQRALLWFSDYTIEIQSPNEKNIIGELRESFTFVDENAVNPEILKVRNKEFHSILSAVKRPEQVMYIKKIVKIFPDEEFLLKRRKALNMIFRYNIQDFLTKASDPMHNYTTLNPDTRELIHTSLPKIYHLNIILRNTFQDENMKTKVEIKKFRLIIDKEGIKHIDQIKTRFA, translated from the coding sequence ATGGATGAATTTTGGCAAGACCTTGTTAGTGGAGAAATCCAATTTCGGGATAAATGGCAATTTGAATTAAAGTCGGAATTTTCTCTCAAAAGACCCCACAAGGCAAGCACCTACACTCAGGAATTTTATATATTTATTCCTAACTCTCTGCAGGTTAACGATCAAGTCTATCCCAAGGAAGAATTTTACCGAGATCAAACCAATTTAATCCGCTACAAAACACCCAAATTCTCTCTTCGTGCATTAATGGATAAAAAGCAACTTGGCTCTCCTCTTAACAGACTTAAAGCAATGTTGGGATCCCAATCTAAAGTTAACGCTGAAGCCATAGAGGATGAATTAAAGCTTTTAGGCAATATCTTTAGAAGCAGTTTAAGAGACCAAATCCTTAAGATCTTAACCCCCTCACAATTTAACAATCAAGAAATCGTCAAATTCTGCAGTGAGATTAAAGCCTTTAGAAAATATTTTTTGGAGATGCAGGAAAGTTTCGAAACAACATTAATAAATAGTCAAATTAGCATCGCATTCCACCTCATTGATGAATTTATAAGTAATAGCATCGACTATTTTTTAACGGGACTTTTACAAGAAGCTAGAAAAAGATCTTTGGATGAAGAAATCGATAATAGGATTTGCCATCTTATCATTGAAGAAAAAAAGTATCGTGAAAAAATTGCTCCAGCTAGTGAAGAGAAAGAAGCTTTTTTTTACCGGAATGGCTTGTTAAAAAAATTCGTTATTGATGCTCTCATGCTCAATACGAGCCGTTCTTCAGTGCAGCAAAAATATGGCCACTATATCGGTGCTATTTCTGCAGGAGTCGCAATGTTAATCTATATTCTTTTATTCATTTGGCAAGGCCAAGTTTTTGTTATGAATTCAGAACCCTTTATCATATTAACCGTGCTTGCCTACATTTTAAAAGATCGTTTAAAAGAAAGCTTGAAAAATATCTCCTACCAGAGAGCCCTTCTTTGGTTTTCTGACTATACGATCGAAATTCAGTCGCCTAACGAGAAAAACATCATCGGTGAACTAAGAGAGTCTTTTACTTTTGTAGATGAAAATGCTGTAAACCCGGAAATACTTAAAGTAAGAAATAAAGAATTTCACTCAATTCTATCCGCCGTTAAAAGACCCGAACAGGTAATGTATATCAAAAAAATTGTGAAAATTTTCCCTGATGAAGAATTTCTCTTAAAAAGAAGAAAAGCACTTAACATGATTTTTCGTTATAATATTCAAGACTTTCTCACGAAAGCAAGCGATCCTATGCATAATTACACAACTTTAAATCCCGATACAAGGGAGCTCATCCATACATCATTACCAAAAATCTACCATCTAAACATCATACTGAGAAATACCTTTCAAGATGAAAACATGAAAACAAAAGTTGAAATTAAAAAATTTCGACTAATTATCGATAAAGAAGGAATCAAGCATATTGATCAGATTAAAACACGCTTTGCCTAA
- a CDS encoding hypothetical protein (Product derived from UniProtKB/Swiss-Prot:Q9CC91;Uncharacterized protein ML1105) translates to MSDSLKHFNAQLVKCKLCPRLVAYRETVDLPASLKLQPCWRKPVPGFGDSHAWLAILGLAPSSQGGNRTGRIFTGDKSAIFLMRALHQVGLANQEQSTSIYDGLCLKGCYMTAAVKCVPPKHTPTREEFKRCVTSYLLQELELLSNLKAVLVLGRLAFDAYFEWAKQLNPHLTKPSFVHGREYRFPHLPILYASYHPSPRNTNTGLLTQDMLIHLMMKIIELNK, encoded by the coding sequence TTGTCTGATTCATTGAAGCATTTTAATGCCCAATTAGTAAAATGCAAACTTTGCCCACGGCTTGTTGCCTATCGAGAAACGGTCGATTTGCCAGCTTCCCTAAAGCTACAGCCTTGTTGGAGGAAACCCGTCCCTGGCTTTGGGGATTCACACGCCTGGCTTGCTATTTTAGGCCTTGCGCCATCCTCTCAAGGGGGAAATCGAACAGGGCGTATTTTTACAGGGGACAAGTCTGCAATTTTTCTTATGAGAGCTTTACATCAAGTCGGTTTGGCAAATCAGGAACAATCTACTAGCATCTATGATGGTTTATGCCTAAAGGGATGTTACATGACTGCTGCTGTAAAATGTGTGCCACCTAAACATACCCCAACACGAGAAGAGTTTAAAAGGTGTGTCACATCCTATTTATTACAAGAATTAGAGCTTCTGTCAAATTTAAAAGCAGTTTTGGTTTTAGGTCGTTTAGCATTCGATGCTTATTTTGAATGGGCAAAACAATTGAACCCCCATTTAACCAAACCCTCGTTTGTTCACGGTAGAGAATACCGCTTTCCTCATTTACCCATTCTTTATGCAAGCTATCATCCTAGTCCGCGAAATACAAATACTGGTCTCCTTACACAGGATATGTTGATTCATTTAATGATGAAAATTATAGAATTAAATAAATGA
- a CDS encoding Uncharacterized protein (Product derived from UniProtKB/Trembl:D5C2U1) → MSFPLKFNKAKNIFKMHGGILNTAKAIKLGIHPKTLYNMRDQGVLELLSRGLYRLSESPEIAQPDLVIISQKIPHAVICLISALSFHEITTQIPHKVDIAIPLKAHKPIIDYPPVQLFWYSEKNFLAGIEKHKIDGVNVRVYSVEKTLADCFKYRNKIGLDIAMEALRLYWQRKKTNVSKILEYAKVCRCEKIIKPYIEMIAHE, encoded by the coding sequence ATGAGTTTTCCCCTTAAATTTAATAAAGCTAAGAATATCTTCAAAATGCATGGGGGGATACTCAATACCGCTAAGGCTATAAAATTAGGGATTCATCCTAAAACTCTTTACAATATGAGAGATCAAGGTGTCTTAGAGCTTTTATCTCGGGGGCTCTATCGCCTTTCTGAAAGTCCTGAAATTGCTCAACCCGATCTAGTAATTATTTCTCAAAAAATTCCTCATGCTGTTATCTGCTTGATTTCTGCATTATCTTTTCATGAAATTACGACGCAAATTCCTCATAAAGTTGATATCGCTATTCCTCTTAAAGCACACAAACCAATCATTGATTATCCACCTGTGCAACTCTTTTGGTATTCTGAGAAAAACTTTCTAGCAGGAATTGAGAAACATAAAATTGATGGGGTTAATGTCCGCGTTTATTCGGTTGAGAAGACTCTTGCAGATTGCTTTAAATATCGAAATAAAATTGGATTAGATATTGCTATGGAAGCGCTAAGACTATATTGGCAAAGAAAAAAAACAAATGTTAGCAAGATTTTAGAATATGCTAAAGTCTGTCGTTGTGAAAAAATTATTAAACCCTACATTGAAATGATAGCTCATGAATAA